The following nucleotide sequence is from Synechococcus sp. CBW1004.
AGGGCTATCTGTCGGCCGGCATCAACCGCGTCAGCCTCGGCGGTCAGAGCTTCGACGATGCCGTGCTCGCCGACCTGGGCCGACGTCACCGGGCCGCCGATCTGCTGGAGGCCGCCGGCTGGCTGCGGGAGGCACAGCGGCGCGGGGCGCTGCGCAGCTGGAGCCTCGATCTGCTGCAGGCCCTGCCGGGGCAGGATCCGCCGCGCTGGCGGGAACAACTGGCGCAGGCGATCGCCCTGGAGCCGCCCCACCTCTCGATCTACGACCTGATCGTGGAGCCGGGCACCGTGTTCGCGTTCCGCCAGCGCCATGGGCAGCTGAACCTGCCGGAGGAGGACACCGCTGCCGACCTGATGCTGCTCACAGGCCGGCACCTGGCGGCGGCGGGCTACGGCCACTACGAGATCTCCAACTACGCCCTGCCCGGCCATGCCAGCCGCCACAACCGCGTGTACTGGAGCGGGGCCGGCTGGTGGGGCTTCGGCATGGGCGCCACCGCCGCCCCGCACGGCGTGAGGCAGGCACGCCCCCGCACCCGAGAGGCCTATGCCGCCTGGCTGTCTGAGCAGAAGCGGCCCCCGGAGTCCGGGATGGGCTCCGTCGATGCGCCCCCTGCAGGGATCGGCGACACGGAGGAGCCTGGGGTGGACTGGGAGGACCGCTGGCTGGTGGGGCTGCGGCGCCGGGAAGGGGTGCATGCCGAACGGCTGTTCGAGGCGGTGGGGCTGGGTCCTCGGATGCTGAACGGGCTGCGCGAGCGGCTGGCCGCGTTCGAGCAGCAGGGCCTGCTGCAGGTGGAGGGCCCGCGCTGGCGGCTCAGCGATCCCGAGGGGCTGGCCCTCAGCAACGCGGTGCTGCGTGAGCTTCTGGTCTGGTGGGAGGAGCGACAGCCGACAGGCCGCTGATCCACTGACGCAGTGCCGTGGTCGCCAGAGCGCGACCCTCGAGCAGTGGCGGCGAGAAGGGAGGCTGGCGCTCCGTCAGACCGAGCAGGTCGGCCGTGACACGCACCTGCCCGTCGCAGCCGTCGCCGGCGCCGATGCCGATCACCGGGATCCGCAGGCTGCGGCTCACCTCCAGCGCCAGCGTGGAGGGCACATGCTCGAGCACCAGGGAGAAGCAACCCACGGCCTCCAGGCGCTCCGCCTGCCGCCGCAGGCGCTCCTGGGCCAATGGGTCGCGGGCCTGGCGGCGGTAGCCGAGCTGATGCACCGACTGAGGAGTCAGACCGAGGTGCCCCATCACCGGAATGCCGCTGCGCACCATGCGGTCGATCACCGCCAGGGTCTCGGGTTCAGCGCCTTCGAGCTTCACCGCTGCCGCAGGGGACTCCTTCAGCACCCGTCCGGCAGCGGCCAGGGCCTCATCGGCGCTGCACTGATAGGCGAGAAAGGGCAGATCACAGATCAGCAGCGGCGTGCGCGGCAGCGGCCGACGAACCAGCGCATCGGCACGCTCCTCTGCGGTCGCGGGCGGATCAGGGTGGCGCAACCGCTGCAGGGCCCAGGCCTCAAGACCCCGCCCGACGGCGCGGGTGTGATGCAGCATCTCGTCGAGGGTCACCGGCAAGGTGGTGCCATGGCCGAGAACCGTCATCGCCAGGGAGTCCCCCACCAGAAGCGCATCAGCTCCGGCCTCAGCCACCACGGCGGCGGAGAGGGCGTCCCAGGCGGTGAGCACCGAGATCGGCCGCCCCTCCTGCTTCCGGAGCTGTAGATCGGCGGGACGCATCGTCACGACTGGCGGGAAACCGGCAGGGTCCGGTGGGGAGGGGCCATTGCTAGCATCATCGCGACTCGGACCCACGCGGCCCGGACGCCCAAATCTGGTCAGGACCGGAAGGGAGCAGCCACACGGGATGCTCAGGGCAGGCGTGGTCTCCGGGTCACCACATGCAGAGGTGACCGACCCTCACGGGCCGAGTCGTCGCAGTCCGGCTGGTCCGCTGTCGACCAGAGGCCTCTTCTCAGCTAAGGGAGCTCGTCAGCAGCCGCGCCCCCCGGCCCAAGGACGCGGCTGAGGGGAGCGCTCAAGGTCCGGGATGGCGAAGTCCTCCCCGTGCCACTTCGCCGAAGGTGGTGAGTGGGTGTCTTGTGCGATGGGTTTCTTCCGCGATCTTTCCGGAGCCCGGCAAGCCTCAGGAGACCGGACCAATCCCGATCGGATTCGCACAACGTCTGTTCGGAGCGACGGCTTTTCGGCAGGACAGCTGTTCGGCCCGACGCCTCTGCTCCTGTGCTTTGCAATCGCGGTGGACGGCGAACAAGATGGAGAGGCGGCGGACGAACGACCGTCTCAGCGGCTCTCACCGGCGCGGGGCAGGAGCACCCGCCTGGGTTCCAGACTCAACGATCCCACCGGCGAGCCAGGCTCAGGGACACCACTCCATGGGAGGGATGTCCCTGAGCCTGGCTCGGGATCGGGTCTGAAGGGCACAAACAGCCGGTTCAGTCGATGCGGGTCTGACGATTGAGGAGGAAGGGTGGAATCATGGCGCCGCGGTCCTCGCTGGAGGAGGTGGCCGTGAGCGGCTCGGTGAAGCTGCTAGGCCTGGGTTCGGGACGGTAGGTGGCGCCGCTGTCGAAGCCCGTGGCGATCACCGTGACGTGGATCTCGCCCTCGAGCGCCTCATCCACCACCGCACCCACGATGATGTTGGCGTCGGGATCGACCATGTCGTAGATCACTTCAGAGGCCGTGGTCATGTCCTCGAGGGTCATGTCCTTGCCGCCACTGATGTTGATCACGCAGCCGCGGGCACCATCGATCCGGGCCGACTCCAGCAACGGCGAAGTCATCGCCGCCTGGGCAGCCTCGCTGGCACGGGAACGACCGGAACCGACGCCGATGCCGAGCAGGGCGGTGCCGGCATCAGCCATCACCGAGCGCACGTCAGCGAAGTCGACATTGACCAGGCCCGCCTTGGTGATGATGTCGCTGATGCCCTTGACGCCCATGCGCAACACATCATCGGCGGCACGGAAGGCATCCTGAAGCGGGGCACCGGCGATCGCATCCCGCAGGCGGTCATTGGGGATGACGATCAGGGTGTCGACATGCTCCGCCAGCCGAGCGATGCCCTCCTCGGCCTGGCGCAGGCGCTTGCGGCCTTCGAACCCGAAAGGCTTGGTGACGATGCCCACGGTGAGGGCGCCGCACTCCTTGGCCACCTCGGCCAGGATCGGTGCCGCCCCGGTGCCGGTGCCGCCACCCATGCCGGCAGCGATGAACACCAGGTCGGTGCCCTGCAGGGACTGCTGCAGCTCGGTTCTCGACTCCTCCGCTGCCTTCTGGCC
It contains:
- the ftsZ gene encoding cell division protein FtsZ, with the protein product MTETSPSANGIVPSQTARIEVIGVGGGGSNAVNRMIASDLQGVGYRVLNTDAQALLQSSASNRIQLGQKLTRGLGAGGNPVIGQKAAEESRTELQQSLQGTDLVFIAAGMGGGTGTGAAPILAEVAKECGALTVGIVTKPFGFEGRKRLRQAEEGIARLAEHVDTLIVIPNDRLRDAIAGAPLQDAFRAADDVLRMGVKGISDIITKAGLVNVDFADVRSVMADAGTALLGIGVGSGRSRASEAAQAAMTSPLLESARIDGARGCVINISGGKDMTLEDMTTASEVIYDMVDPDANIIVGAVVDEALEGEIHVTVIATGFDSGATYRPEPRPSSFTEPLTATSSSEDRGAMIPPFLLNRQTRID
- the hemW gene encoding radical SAM family heme chaperone HemW, with the protein product MPDSAPVARPGLPPLNPRSAYLHIPFCHRRCFYCDFAVVPLGDRADGAEGPGSASIASYLNLLRREIAQSPDGPPLSTVYLGGGTPSLLTPDQVGGLLEALQRRFGLAPGAEISLEMDPASFDQPRLQGYLSAGINRVSLGGQSFDDAVLADLGRRHRAADLLEAAGWLREAQRRGALRSWSLDLLQALPGQDPPRWREQLAQAIALEPPHLSIYDLIVEPGTVFAFRQRHGQLNLPEEDTAADLMLLTGRHLAAAGYGHYEISNYALPGHASRHNRVYWSGAGWWGFGMGATAAPHGVRQARPRTREAYAAWLSEQKRPPESGMGSVDAPPAGIGDTEEPGVDWEDRWLVGLRRREGVHAERLFEAVGLGPRMLNGLRERLAAFEQQGLLQVEGPRWRLSDPEGLALSNAVLRELLVWWEERQPTGR
- a CDS encoding 3-methyl-2-oxobutanoate hydroxymethyltransferase; translation: MRPADLQLRKQEGRPISVLTAWDALSAAVVAEAGADALLVGDSLAMTVLGHGTTLPVTLDEMLHHTRAVGRGLEAWALQRLRHPDPPATAEERADALVRRPLPRTPLLICDLPFLAYQCSADEALAAAGRVLKESPAAAVKLEGAEPETLAVIDRMVRSGIPVMGHLGLTPQSVHQLGYRRQARDPLAQERLRRQAERLEAVGCFSLVLEHVPSTLALEVSRSLRIPVIGIGAGDGCDGQVRVTADLLGLTERQPPFSPPLLEGRALATTALRQWISGLSAVAPPTRPEAHAAPRC